The Bacillota bacterium genome has a segment encoding these proteins:
- a CDS encoding PhoH family protein translates to MSSLPAKNLSTRQILISDAAARLLTGRREEPLKALERAFDVEIVARGNELAVSGSPESTEQVRELVEELVELQSQGKELSGQDLQVAIDLARRGQVKRLGEMAQDVLLTTPRGRQVRPKTLGQRRYVEAIRHNDIVFGIGPAGTGKTYLAVAMAVAALREREFARLVLTRPAVEAGEKLGFLPGDLQEKVNPYLRPLHDALWDMLGVDTFERYVSRGAIEVAPLAYMRGRTLDDSFVILDEAQNTTPEQMKMFLTRLGFGSKAVITGDVTQVDLPRDQYSGLQVVRGILQGIEGIAFVYLQETDVVRHPLVQKVIQAYERYEEAERSRDARK, encoded by the coding sequence ATGTCCAGCTTGCCGGCCAAGAACCTCTCCACCCGGCAGATCCTCATCTCCGACGCGGCGGCGCGGCTCCTGACCGGCCGCCGCGAGGAGCCGCTGAAGGCTCTGGAGAGGGCGTTCGACGTGGAGATCGTCGCCCGCGGGAACGAGCTGGCGGTCTCGGGCTCGCCCGAGTCGACGGAGCAGGTCCGCGAGCTGGTGGAAGAGCTGGTGGAGCTCCAGTCCCAGGGAAAGGAGCTGTCGGGACAGGACCTCCAGGTGGCCATCGACCTCGCCCGCCGCGGGCAGGTGAAGCGGCTGGGGGAGATGGCCCAGGACGTCCTCCTGACCACCCCGCGCGGGCGGCAGGTCCGCCCCAAGACGCTGGGCCAGCGCCGCTACGTCGAGGCCATCCGCCACAACGACATCGTCTTCGGCATCGGCCCGGCCGGCACGGGAAAGACCTACCTGGCCGTGGCCATGGCGGTGGCGGCGCTGCGCGAGCGCGAGTTCGCGCGGCTGGTCCTGACGCGGCCGGCGGTGGAGGCCGGGGAGAAGCTGGGCTTCCTGCCCGGTGACCTCCAGGAGAAGGTCAACCCCTACCTGCGGCCGCTCCACGACGCGCTGTGGGACATGCTGGGCGTCGACACCTTCGAGCGCTACGTCTCCCGCGGCGCCATCGAGGTGGCGCCCCTGGCCTACATGCGCGGGCGGACGCTGGACGACTCCTTCGTCATCCTGGACGAGGCGCAGAACACGACGCCGGAGCAGATGAAGATGTTCCTCACCCGCCTGGGTTTCGGCTCCAAGGCGGTGATCACGGGCGACGTCACCCAGGTCGACCTGCCCCGCGACCAGTACTCGGGACTCCAGGTGGTGCGCGGCATCCTCCAGGGCATCGAGGGGATCGCCTTCGTCTACCTCCAGGAGACCGACGTGGTCCGCCACCCGCTGGTCCAGAAGGTGATCCAGGCCTACGAGCGCTACGAGGAGGCCGAGCGCTCCCGGGACGCCAGGAAGTAG